A genomic region of Catalinimonas niigatensis contains the following coding sequences:
- a CDS encoding sugar phosphate isomerase/epimerase family protein — translation MQFGVSTFLWTSPFTTDSFDLVYKIKEMGFDIIEVPVEKKDFVDWTKLKEVVKDCGLKVTISGAFGADRDISSENPAIRKQGLDYIIDCIKIAAEMGSPIFGGPVYSAVGKTRFISEEQKKKERTWCVENLRKAAKVAEDYGIVVGVEPLNRFESDMVNTADQALSLVQAVDSSNVKIALDTFHCNIEEKDIPTTIRKIGKDMLCHVQGNESDRGTPGTGNLDWIGIREALYDIDYQGAVVIETFGAVSEEIAKATCIWRPLANSSDELAQEGLAFYKKLFAS, via the coding sequence ATGCAATTCGGCGTAAGCACCTTTTTATGGACATCACCCTTTACCACCGACTCTTTTGATCTGGTGTACAAAATCAAAGAGATGGGCTTTGACATCATTGAAGTTCCGGTAGAAAAAAAAGACTTTGTTGACTGGACAAAGCTAAAGGAAGTAGTTAAAGACTGTGGCTTGAAGGTAACCATTAGTGGTGCCTTTGGCGCAGACAGGGATATTTCCAGTGAAAATCCCGCCATCCGTAAACAAGGACTTGACTATATCATAGATTGTATCAAAATCGCAGCTGAGATGGGAAGCCCAATTTTTGGAGGACCGGTTTATTCTGCTGTTGGCAAAACCCGTTTTATCTCAGAGGAGCAGAAAAAGAAAGAAAGAACCTGGTGTGTGGAAAATCTCAGGAAAGCAGCCAAAGTTGCTGAAGATTACGGTATAGTGGTAGGCGTGGAGCCTTTAAATCGCTTTGAAAGTGATATGGTCAATACGGCAGATCAGGCACTCTCGCTAGTACAGGCAGTAGACAGCTCAAACGTCAAAATTGCGTTGGATACGTTTCACTGCAACATTGAAGAAAAAGATATTCCCACTACGATTCGCAAGATAGGCAAAGACATGCTTTGCCATGTACAGGGCAATGAGAGTGACAGGGGAACACCGGGAACGGGTAATCTGGACTGGATAGGTATCAGAGAAGCATTATACGACATTGATTATCAGGGTGCTGTGGTGATTGAAACTTTCGGGGCAGTGTCTGAAGAAATTGCCAAAGCTACCTGCATCTGGCGTCCTCTGGCCAACAGCTCGGATGAACTGGCTCAGGAAGGGCTGGCCTTTTATAAAAAGTTATTTGCTTCCTGA
- a CDS encoding Nramp family divalent metal transporter, whose product MKFQNLVKAFLPGIFLFGYTVGTGSVTAMAKAGADYGMSLLWTILLSCIITFILIHLYGKFALVTGETALYAFKKHIHPLVGIFFIITLTAHVCGSIIGVMGIVGEVCYEWSKSFVQSGIQPIYFAIFFILLVYLLFLQGQTRVFEKVLAFIVAIMAICFLVNFFILMPPPLEMLKGLIPQVPETQAGESSFLVIASMVGTTVFSGLFILRTTLVQEAGWTFKDLKKQRRDAMFSALMMFVVSASIMAAAAGTLHTNGIRLDNVTQMIGLMEPLAGFIAVSIFTIGLVAAGISSQFPNVTLLPWLLDDYHQNKPNMKRTKYRLIVFVLSLLGLIVPVFQAKPIAIMIISQAFGALILPVTVACITYLGNKKSLMGKHAFTWTTNLTLFLILIFAVIMSYMSYSGLWDTMKDL is encoded by the coding sequence ATGAAATTTCAAAATCTTGTAAAAGCCTTTTTACCTGGTATATTTCTTTTTGGTTATACGGTGGGTACGGGTAGTGTCACTGCTATGGCTAAAGCAGGAGCAGATTATGGTATGTCTCTACTCTGGACCATTCTTCTATCCTGCATTATCACCTTCATCTTAATACATCTCTATGGAAAATTTGCTTTGGTTACCGGAGAGACTGCGCTATATGCTTTCAAAAAGCATATTCATCCGTTGGTAGGGATATTTTTTATCATTACCCTCACTGCCCATGTCTGTGGAAGTATTATAGGTGTGATGGGCATCGTGGGAGAAGTCTGCTATGAATGGTCTAAGAGTTTTGTCCAAAGTGGGATTCAACCCATTTATTTTGCTATCTTTTTTATTCTACTGGTATATCTGTTATTTCTGCAAGGCCAAACCAGGGTGTTTGAGAAAGTGCTGGCCTTCATTGTAGCCATCATGGCCATCTGTTTCCTGGTCAACTTTTTTATCCTCATGCCGCCGCCGCTAGAGATGCTGAAAGGGCTTATTCCTCAGGTCCCTGAAACCCAAGCAGGGGAAAGCTCATTTTTGGTGATTGCCTCCATGGTAGGTACTACTGTTTTTTCAGGCTTGTTTATCCTGCGCACCACTTTAGTCCAGGAGGCTGGATGGACATTCAAGGATCTAAAAAAGCAACGCAGAGATGCTATGTTTTCAGCCCTGATGATGTTTGTTGTCAGTGCCTCAATTATGGCAGCAGCGGCGGGAACATTGCATACTAATGGAATACGCCTGGATAATGTGACGCAGATGATTGGTTTGATGGAGCCTTTGGCGGGCTTCATTGCGGTAAGCATATTTACCATTGGTCTGGTGGCCGCGGGTATTTCTTCTCAATTTCCCAATGTCACACTTTTGCCCTGGTTATTGGATGACTACCATCAGAACAAGCCCAACATGAAGCGGACTAAGTACCGTCTGATTGTCTTTGTATTATCTCTACTGGGATTGATAGTGCCTGTTTTTCAGGCCAAACCTATTGCAATCATGATCATATCCCAGGCTTTTGGAGCCCTTATTCTGCCAGTCACTGTGGCATGCATCACCTATCTTGGCAATAAGAAATCTTTGATGGGGAAACATGCATTTACCTGGACTACCAACCTCACGCTGTTCCTGATATTGATATTTGCGGTGATCATGAGTTACATGAGTTATTCGGGATTATGGGATACCATGAAGGATCTGTGA
- a CDS encoding xanthine dehydrogenase family protein molybdopterin-binding subunit, with translation MKTPLPLNKKSSTISRRKFLATAGGVTITITAYALSPRLNLGNKNPEKKAEASEITAWARIEPDGRMTIYNPAAEMGQGSMTALPVILAEELDADWSKVHIENSPIEPDVYGLDRWGGNKIMLTVGSWSVMGYFNSLRQAGAQARYVLLSSVAEHWNVPMSELTTEPGIVVHQKSGRRVSYGEITSFLKVPKSIPEIPEEQLKLPHQFRLIGSVIPRYDIPSKVDGSALFAMDVQIPDMLYGVIERGSVHGSSPTLQNEQAIRTMDGVVELVMLEYGVGIVATSLEKALNAKKRLKIQWSEDAKAQGHSSQEAFTLYQMMAEDIQQGEVLEEKGNFSQANSTAAKTYAANYKNDYVYHAQMEPLNAIASVAADGSSAEIWAGTQAAGSVADEVGKVLKFDPSKVTLHPHFLGGGLGRRSNHDSILEAVQLSKAVSKPVKLIWSREDDLRYGMYRPMSFQRLQASVDASGNLSGLSHCVVGDGGGLLTSGAKNEFYAIPNQHLELRAVENGIRLKHWRAVGHGPNKFAIESFMDEIAADQGVDPYEFRRKLMKDSPRALQTLEKAATMAKWNTPSDKGRARGIAFGERSGALCTGICEISLDREKGKIKVHHFWSAVDAGIIVQPDNVVAQMEGGIIMGISSVLEESITIEKGQVQQSNFNDYRLLRITDIPESIEIAMIPSEEPPQGIGEASLPVVAGAIANAFAALTGKRLRHLPFTPERVLEALNA, from the coding sequence ATGAAAACGCCACTTCCTCTAAATAAAAAATCCTCCACCATTTCCCGTCGTAAATTTTTAGCTACCGCCGGTGGAGTTACCATCACCATTACTGCCTATGCGCTTTCTCCCCGGCTAAATTTGGGCAACAAAAATCCGGAAAAAAAGGCCGAGGCCAGTGAGATCACTGCCTGGGCACGTATAGAGCCGGATGGCCGGATGACCATTTACAATCCTGCTGCGGAAATGGGACAAGGCTCTATGACGGCATTGCCGGTCATCTTAGCGGAAGAACTGGATGCCGATTGGTCTAAAGTGCATATTGAAAATTCCCCTATTGAACCTGATGTCTATGGATTAGACCGATGGGGTGGTAATAAGATTATGCTGACCGTGGGCAGTTGGTCGGTGATGGGCTATTTCAACAGCTTACGGCAGGCTGGTGCCCAGGCCCGCTATGTTTTACTCAGCAGTGTGGCAGAACATTGGAACGTCCCGATGTCAGAATTAACTACTGAGCCGGGTATCGTGGTTCATCAGAAGAGCGGCCGCCGGGTAAGCTATGGTGAAATTACCTCATTCTTGAAAGTACCGAAGTCCATACCCGAAATTCCCGAAGAGCAACTCAAACTACCCCATCAGTTTCGGTTGATTGGTTCAGTGATTCCCCGCTATGATATTCCTTCCAAAGTAGACGGTTCGGCGCTTTTTGCGATGGACGTGCAAATACCTGATATGCTGTATGGGGTGATTGAACGGGGCAGTGTTCATGGCTCCTCTCCCACTCTGCAAAATGAACAGGCTATACGAACTATGGATGGTGTCGTTGAATTGGTTATGCTTGAGTATGGCGTTGGGATTGTGGCTACTTCTCTGGAAAAAGCACTGAATGCCAAAAAAAGATTAAAAATCCAATGGAGCGAAGATGCCAAAGCACAGGGACACAGTAGTCAGGAAGCCTTTACGCTCTACCAAATGATGGCAGAAGATATTCAGCAGGGTGAGGTTTTGGAAGAAAAAGGCAACTTCAGCCAGGCAAACTCAACCGCTGCCAAAACCTATGCTGCCAATTACAAAAATGACTATGTGTACCACGCGCAGATGGAACCTCTGAATGCGATCGCCTCAGTAGCAGCCGATGGTAGTAGCGCCGAGATATGGGCAGGTACACAAGCCGCGGGCTCAGTTGCGGATGAAGTCGGTAAGGTTTTAAAGTTTGATCCTTCTAAAGTAACACTGCACCCTCACTTTTTAGGCGGTGGTTTGGGAAGACGTTCCAACCATGATTCTATCCTTGAAGCGGTGCAACTATCAAAAGCCGTTTCCAAACCTGTAAAGCTTATCTGGTCCAGGGAGGATGATCTTCGCTATGGTATGTACCGCCCTATGTCTTTTCAGCGATTGCAAGCCAGCGTGGATGCTTCCGGAAATCTCAGCGGCCTGTCACATTGTGTGGTGGGTGATGGGGGTGGGCTATTGACCAGCGGAGCCAAAAATGAGTTCTATGCTATTCCCAATCAGCACCTTGAATTAAGAGCAGTAGAAAATGGCATCCGGCTGAAGCATTGGCGTGCCGTAGGTCATGGACCCAACAAGTTTGCCATTGAATCTTTTATGGATGAAATCGCTGCCGACCAAGGAGTTGATCCTTATGAATTTCGTCGGAAATTGATGAAAGACTCTCCGAGGGCACTTCAAACGCTGGAAAAAGCAGCAACTATGGCGAAATGGAACACTCCGTCGGATAAAGGTAGGGCACGTGGAATTGCTTTTGGTGAGAGAAGTGGTGCCCTTTGTACCGGGATTTGTGAGATCTCCCTGGATCGGGAAAAGGGGAAAATCAAAGTACATCATTTCTGGTCAGCCGTAGATGCTGGTATCATTGTACAGCCCGATAATGTGGTAGCCCAGATGGAAGGCGGAATCATTATGGGGATAAGCAGTGTATTGGAGGAAAGCATTACAATTGAAAAGGGACAGGTACAACAGTCCAATTTTAATGACTATCGCCTTTTGCGCATTACAGATATTCCGGAAAGCATTGAGATAGCCATGATACCCTCAGAAGAACCACCGCAAGGGATTGGAGAAGCGAGTCTGCCCGTGGTAGCGGGGGCTATCGCCAATGCGTTTGCTGCCCTTACCGGCAAACGTTTGCGTCATTTACCGTTTACACCCGAACGTGTGCTGGAGGCTTTGAATGCTTAA
- a CDS encoding (2Fe-2S)-binding protein, with product MPTYSLKINGQIQTVDTAAQTPLLWVIREHLGLMGTKYGCGISQCGACTIHVDGHAMKACGLPVSAMADGQEITTIEGLSEDGSHPLQQAWVETQVPQCGYCQSGQIMQAATLLKIKPDPSRDEILSHMQGNLCRCGTYMRIVKAIQLAAKVNQGQTSINE from the coding sequence ATGCCAACCTACTCACTGAAGATTAACGGTCAAATTCAAACAGTCGATACTGCAGCACAAACGCCCTTGTTATGGGTGATCCGCGAGCATTTAGGCTTAATGGGAACAAAATACGGATGCGGTATTTCCCAATGCGGCGCCTGCACCATCCATGTAGACGGGCATGCCATGAAAGCCTGTGGCTTACCGGTATCTGCTATGGCCGACGGCCAGGAAATTACAACCATAGAAGGTTTGTCAGAAGATGGCTCCCATCCTTTACAACAAGCATGGGTTGAAACACAGGTGCCGCAATGCGGCTATTGCCAGTCTGGTCAGATCATGCAGGCCGCTACTTTGTTGAAGATTAAGCCTGACCCAAGCCGGGATGAGATCCTCAGCCATATGCAGGGAAACCTCTGCCGCTGTGGTACCTACATGCGAATTGTCAAAGCGATTCAGTTAGCAGCCAAAGTCAATCAGGGGCAAACCTCGATTAATGAATAG
- a CDS encoding bifunctional SulP family inorganic anion transporter/carbonic anhydrase — MNRKKHFKKFIVRAKIETKKRPIFSQPGKDIPAGIVVFLVALPLCLGIALACGAPLISGLISGIIGGIVIGSVSHSSVSVSGPAASLTAVVLIAIDKLGSFEVFLLALVIGGGIQFLFGILRAGLIADYMPTSIIRGLLAAIGLILIFSQIPYALGVEQDSRLMDYSRDFILNPLNMSVFLQLLAPGAIVLSVISLLILIFWDKTFLRKIKLLPPFLVVVILGVIVNLLFKYFIPSFYLEGSHLVNIPAIDSLSSFVTFPDFSAIGNIQVWTYAFTIALIASIATLLAIEAADNLDPHKRRTPPNRELVAQGIGNTLAGLIGGIPITSVIVRSSVNIEAGAETKLSTLIHGSLLLASVLVLSSIINLIPLASLAVILLVVGYKLASFSIFRSMYKKGWDQFIPFIVTTVSILLTDVLLGVLIGTASSLFFLLRGNFYNPFFIESTKSNRRKEIRLELSNEVSFLNKPAIKKTLWNLPKRSKITIDATFTTYVEPDVIEILNDFQNTFARENGIEVIIMGLRERYNSNSQITLVNSQPKGKKDFRTPQEILNYLIEGNQRYVEGNLVSRRLRNKELMDFIKEAPLAAVINCIDMREPLNMLLNTSIGDLIPLKAAGNLLGDHLIHNTEIACRKQGARLILLMGNSGNTFINEALDYYLRGEDSYLHSMIAPAITSGQFSPEKLRNTEINVLADEIILWNLTESKNRIIQQSPYIREQVSKGELGLCSAFFDRHQGKIEFSSLFTPYKEDDIIA, encoded by the coding sequence TTGAATAGAAAGAAACACTTTAAAAAATTTATAGTCAGGGCAAAAATTGAAACTAAAAAAAGGCCTATTTTTAGTCAGCCGGGAAAAGATATTCCTGCTGGTATTGTGGTCTTTTTGGTAGCCCTTCCTTTATGTTTGGGGATAGCGTTGGCCTGTGGTGCGCCACTCATTTCCGGACTTATATCGGGAATTATTGGAGGGATTGTCATTGGAAGCGTTAGCCATTCTTCAGTAAGTGTGAGTGGTCCTGCGGCCAGTTTGACCGCCGTAGTCTTGATAGCCATAGATAAGCTGGGTAGTTTTGAGGTATTTCTGTTGGCATTGGTGATTGGGGGAGGAATTCAGTTTCTGTTTGGAATCCTGAGAGCAGGATTAATCGCTGATTATATGCCTACCAGCATCATCAGAGGTTTACTGGCTGCCATAGGACTTATTCTGATTTTTTCACAAATCCCCTATGCTTTAGGGGTTGAGCAGGATAGCCGACTGATGGATTACTCTCGGGATTTTATCCTGAACCCTCTGAACATGTCGGTATTTCTACAATTGCTGGCTCCGGGGGCTATAGTGTTATCTGTTATTTCTTTATTAATTCTGATATTCTGGGACAAAACCTTTCTTAGAAAGATCAAACTCCTTCCCCCTTTTCTGGTAGTAGTCATTTTAGGAGTGATCGTGAACTTGTTATTCAAATATTTTATACCTTCTTTTTATCTGGAAGGCTCACACCTGGTCAATATTCCGGCTATAGATAGTTTGTCTTCATTTGTCACCTTTCCCGACTTTAGTGCTATTGGTAATATTCAGGTTTGGACTTATGCTTTTACCATAGCATTGATTGCTTCAATCGCTACATTGCTGGCCATTGAGGCGGCAGATAATCTGGACCCGCATAAAAGAAGAACTCCTCCTAACCGGGAGTTGGTGGCTCAGGGCATTGGCAATACATTGGCAGGACTTATCGGAGGGATTCCCATTACCTCAGTCATAGTAAGGAGCTCAGTCAACATAGAAGCAGGTGCAGAAACCAAACTATCAACATTGATTCATGGGTCCTTATTGTTAGCCAGTGTGCTGGTACTTAGTTCCATCATTAATTTAATTCCCCTGGCCTCCTTAGCTGTCATTCTTTTGGTTGTGGGCTATAAGCTTGCGTCCTTTTCCATTTTCAGAAGTATGTACAAAAAAGGATGGGACCAGTTTATCCCGTTTATTGTCACCACCGTTAGTATATTGCTTACCGATGTGCTGTTGGGAGTTCTAATCGGAACAGCCTCCAGTTTGTTTTTTTTACTCAGAGGTAATTTTTATAATCCGTTTTTCATTGAAAGCACAAAATCTAACCGGAGAAAAGAAATCAGGCTGGAACTTTCCAATGAAGTATCTTTCCTCAACAAACCGGCCATAAAAAAAACTTTATGGAACCTTCCTAAACGTTCCAAAATAACGATTGATGCTACTTTTACTACTTATGTTGAGCCCGATGTAATAGAGATTTTAAATGATTTTCAAAACACTTTTGCCCGTGAAAATGGTATAGAAGTTATCATCATGGGGTTAAGAGAACGTTACAATTCAAATAGCCAAATTACGCTGGTAAACAGCCAGCCGAAAGGTAAAAAGGACTTCAGAACTCCACAGGAGATTTTGAATTACCTTATAGAAGGAAATCAGCGGTATGTAGAAGGTAACCTGGTGTCACGAAGATTAAGAAATAAAGAGCTGATGGATTTTATCAAAGAAGCTCCGCTGGCTGCCGTCATCAACTGCATTGATATGCGCGAACCTTTGAACATGCTTCTCAACACTAGCATAGGTGACCTGATACCTTTGAAAGCTGCGGGCAATTTGCTGGGCGACCATCTGATACACAATACAGAAATAGCCTGTAGAAAACAAGGAGCCAGATTGATTCTTTTGATGGGAAATTCGGGAAATACTTTCATCAATGAAGCGCTTGATTATTACCTTAGAGGGGAGGATTCTTATCTGCATTCCATGATAGCTCCTGCCATTACCTCTGGCCAATTTAGTCCGGAAAAATTAAGAAATACAGAAATCAATGTGTTAGCAGATGAGATTATCTTATGGAATCTTACAGAATCCAAGAACAGGATTATACAACAAAGCCCATACATCAGGGAACAGGTAAGCAAGGGTGAACTTGGTTTGTGCTCAGCTTTCTTTGATCGTCATCAGGGAAAAATAGAATTTTCATCACTGTTTACTCCCTATAAGGAAGATGATATTATAGCGTAA
- a CDS encoding LVIVD repeat-containing protein, whose product METMTIEHHHQRKLLSYLTFNVSAIIYLLLLIQCTDKVEVTRTYKYMKPVYMTTSELRSAVDILPPRTIQEAGKIYFLNNYLFLNDPGEGIHIIDNSDPSDPNRIAFINIPGNFDLAAKGNYLYADSFIDLMVFDISDVNNIREVRRVENVFPLYTSYSGFQVEDGQIITEWVQEEITEVIEGEMDPLSSGMFYYRGGLAFANDASFTNFARESSGMNTSTGQQNGAGGSMARFAVVNNYLYTIDDYNMQVFDISQEDNPEEVGQDINVGFMIETIFPYEDKLFIGAQNGMHIYDNTDPANPQHVSTYEHITSCDPVVVEGNTAYVTLRNGNECQGFVNQLEVIDIEDPYNPQLVETYAMEHPHGLGIDNGTLFICEGEFGLKVFDASDSKAISENQLAHFDDIHAYDVIPLGGVLMLIGNDGLYQYDYTDPANIQLLSKIAVPSL is encoded by the coding sequence ATGGAAACAATGACCATTGAACATCACCACCAAAGAAAACTGCTGTCTTATCTAACATTCAATGTTTCAGCTATTATTTATTTGCTTCTACTTATCCAATGTACGGATAAAGTAGAAGTAACCCGCACTTACAAATACATGAAACCGGTATACATGACAACTTCGGAACTTCGTTCTGCGGTAGATATCCTTCCTCCCCGTACCATTCAGGAAGCCGGGAAAATTTATTTTCTCAACAATTATCTTTTTCTCAACGATCCCGGCGAAGGTATTCATATTATTGATAATAGTGATCCTTCTGATCCTAACCGGATAGCCTTTATCAATATTCCCGGTAATTTTGACCTTGCTGCCAAGGGGAATTATCTCTATGCTGATAGTTTCATTGACCTGATGGTTTTTGATATCAGTGATGTAAACAATATCAGGGAAGTCAGACGAGTAGAAAATGTTTTTCCGCTTTATACTTCTTACAGTGGCTTTCAGGTAGAAGATGGTCAGATCATTACGGAATGGGTGCAGGAAGAAATTACCGAAGTTATAGAAGGAGAAATGGACCCATTGTCTTCTGGAATGTTTTATTATCGCGGAGGGCTTGCTTTCGCTAATGATGCATCTTTTACCAACTTTGCCCGTGAAAGCAGCGGCATGAATACTTCTACTGGCCAGCAGAATGGAGCGGGTGGTTCTATGGCCCGTTTTGCAGTTGTGAATAATTATCTTTATACTATTGATGATTATAATATGCAGGTGTTTGACATCAGTCAGGAGGATAATCCTGAAGAAGTAGGTCAGGATATTAATGTGGGTTTTATGATTGAGACGATCTTCCCTTATGAAGATAAACTCTTTATTGGTGCTCAAAACGGTATGCATATTTATGACAATACAGATCCTGCCAATCCTCAGCATGTTTCTACCTATGAACACATCACCAGTTGCGATCCGGTGGTGGTGGAAGGAAATACCGCCTATGTTACCTTGAGAAATGGTAACGAATGTCAGGGTTTTGTCAACCAGTTGGAAGTGATTGATATTGAAGATCCCTATAATCCACAGTTGGTAGAAACGTATGCCATGGAGCATCCTCATGGGCTGGGCATTGACAATGGCACATTGTTTATCTGCGAAGGTGAGTTTGGTTTAAAAGTTTTTGATGCGAGTGACAGTAAAGCCATTTCCGAAAATCAACTGGCTCACTTTGATGATATCCATGCTTATGATGTGATCCCGCTGGGAGGCGTGTTGATGCTTATTGGAAACGATGGTCTGTATCAGTATGATTATACTGATCCTGCTAACATTCAATTATTGAGCAAAATCGCTGTACCATCTTTATGA
- a CDS encoding aldo/keto reductase — MICIKLPHTDFEVSEIAFGAWAIVGGFNWGPQDEKDSIDALRTAYEMGINFFDTAELYGKGASENLIYKALGEVRDKIIVATKIKPDDFAFEDVKRATEERLKALKTDQLDLLQLHWPNPKIPVEETMGALEELKKEGKIRAFGVSNFGKEDLSEAFKYTDEISSNQLPYNLIWRVIEYEVLPECKNRHVPILCYSPIMQGLLTGKFSDPAEVPDDRARTRHFSSKRGQTRHGEAGCEKETFETLKKIKTIADQIGKPMVEVSIAWLMAQPTVGSVIVGGRNAEQVKKNVKAADLKLDDDVLKQLNQATQPLKEQLGKNPDLWEGESRIR, encoded by the coding sequence ATGATTTGTATTAAATTACCACACACTGACTTTGAAGTATCGGAAATTGCTTTTGGAGCCTGGGCTATTGTAGGAGGGTTTAACTGGGGACCGCAGGATGAAAAAGATTCTATAGATGCCCTCAGAACAGCCTATGAAATGGGTATTAATTTTTTTGATACTGCAGAGCTCTATGGCAAAGGAGCTTCAGAAAATCTGATTTATAAAGCATTAGGTGAAGTAAGAGATAAAATTATTGTCGCTACCAAGATCAAACCGGATGATTTTGCTTTTGAAGACGTAAAGAGAGCTACTGAAGAACGCCTGAAAGCACTCAAAACGGATCAACTGGACTTACTTCAACTCCACTGGCCTAATCCAAAAATTCCTGTTGAAGAAACGATGGGCGCTCTGGAAGAACTTAAAAAAGAAGGTAAAATTAGAGCTTTTGGCGTGTCTAACTTCGGGAAAGAAGACTTATCCGAAGCTTTTAAATACACTGATGAGATCAGCAGCAATCAACTGCCTTATAATCTGATTTGGCGAGTAATAGAATACGAAGTGCTTCCCGAATGTAAAAACAGACATGTCCCTATTCTCTGTTACTCACCTATCATGCAGGGATTACTTACCGGTAAATTTTCTGATCCTGCCGAAGTACCTGATGATAGGGCAAGAACCCGCCATTTTTCTTCAAAGCGGGGACAAACCCGGCACGGTGAAGCTGGTTGTGAAAAAGAGACTTTTGAGACTTTAAAGAAAATCAAAACTATCGCAGACCAGATTGGCAAACCGATGGTAGAAGTGAGCATTGCCTGGTTGATGGCGCAACCTACAGTGGGTTCAGTGATTGTAGGAGGCAGAAATGCTGAACAGGTGAAGAAAAACGTAAAAGCAGCGGATCTGAAACTGGATGATGATGTGTTGAAACAACTTAATCAGGCTACTCAGCCTTTGAAGGAACAGCTAGGTAAAAATCCAGACTTATGGGAAGGTGAGTCCAGGATTCGTTAG
- a CDS encoding cation diffusion facilitator family transporter: MSHDHQHTHDHDHDCDGHSHSGHAHHHSITSNLKVAFFLNLSFTIIEFIGGWFTNSMAIISDAIHDLGDTFAIGSALFLENYSQKGRSNKFSFGYKRFSPLSALINSVILLAGSVIIIIQAVPRLLNPEAVNAQGMLYLAIAGIVFNGAAVFRLKSSGDSVNQRAVMLHLLEDVLGWVAVLVGSIVMIFADLPIIDPILSLCIAVYILWNAFKNLRQVMNIFLQATPENVDIEKVKSALESIDDVQETHDTHLWTMDGNYNILSVHLVIKENMRLSELADLRSEVNHVLKSFRIDHVTIQFEVPGEVCELEKH, from the coding sequence ATGAGCCACGATCATCAACATACACATGATCACGACCATGATTGTGATGGGCACAGCCATAGTGGCCATGCGCATCACCATTCTATTACCAGTAACTTAAAAGTTGCTTTTTTTCTGAATTTAAGTTTTACCATCATAGAATTTATCGGAGGGTGGTTTACCAATTCTATGGCGATCATATCCGATGCCATTCACGATTTGGGAGATACTTTTGCCATTGGCTCAGCTTTATTTCTGGAAAATTATTCACAAAAGGGTAGAAGTAACAAGTTTTCTTTCGGCTATAAACGCTTTTCACCCCTAAGCGCTCTGATCAACTCTGTCATTTTGCTGGCAGGGTCAGTCATCATTATCATACAGGCAGTGCCCAGATTATTGAATCCCGAAGCTGTTAACGCGCAGGGAATGCTATATCTTGCCATTGCGGGCATTGTTTTCAATGGTGCCGCGGTCTTTAGGCTCAAAAGCAGTGGAGATTCGGTGAACCAGAGGGCGGTCATGTTGCACCTGTTAGAAGATGTACTGGGTTGGGTAGCTGTTCTGGTCGGTAGTATCGTGATGATTTTTGCTGACCTGCCTATCATTGATCCTATACTTTCACTCTGTATCGCAGTGTACATTTTGTGGAACGCCTTCAAAAATCTACGACAGGTGATGAATATATTTCTACAGGCAACACCTGAAAATGTAGATATAGAAAAAGTAAAATCAGCGCTTGAATCTATTGACGATGTTCAGGAAACACACGATACCCATCTCTGGACAATGGACGGGAACTATAATATACTGTCAGTACATTTGGTCATTAAAGAAAACATGCGTCTTTCTGAACTGGCTGATTTAAGAAGCGAAGTCAATCATGTGCTGAAAAGTTTCAGGATAGACCATGTTACCATACAGTTTGAAGTACCGGGAGAAGTATGTGAACTGGAAAAACATTAA